A single region of the Streptosporangiales bacterium genome encodes:
- a CDS encoding ATP-binding cassette domain-containing protein produces MAEPVLSIRDLSVSFRTGSGVVRAVDKVSYDVYPGETLGVVGESGSGKSVTVMSLLRLLAETRRLETSGEALFDGRDLLRLSKKELRTIRGRQIAFVPQDPMTCLDPVFKVGEQVGEAVQAHNPGVRGGALRRRAIELLELVGIPQPQRRYAQYPHEYSGGMRQRAMIAMAMANRPALLIADEPTTALDVTIQAQILEVLKTAQRETEAGVVLITHDLGLIAEMADRVVVMYAGHVVETGDVDTIFTKPRHPYTLGLMRSLPQVGANEKWLKPIPGSPPNLAHVPSGCPFHPRCLLTRDREACRTELPVLEPVDSGRHEAACHFKDELSTEAARILATAEQIR; encoded by the coding sequence GTGGCAGAGCCGGTGCTGTCCATCCGGGACCTCTCGGTGAGCTTCCGTACCGGCTCGGGCGTCGTGCGGGCGGTCGACAAGGTGAGCTACGACGTGTACCCGGGCGAGACGCTCGGGGTGGTCGGCGAGTCCGGTTCCGGCAAGAGCGTGACGGTGATGTCCCTGCTGCGACTCCTCGCCGAGACACGCCGGCTCGAGACGTCGGGTGAGGCGCTCTTCGACGGCAGGGACCTGCTGCGCCTCTCGAAGAAGGAGCTGCGCACGATCCGCGGCAGGCAGATCGCGTTCGTGCCGCAGGATCCGATGACCTGCCTCGACCCGGTGTTCAAGGTGGGCGAGCAGGTGGGCGAGGCCGTCCAGGCGCACAACCCCGGCGTGCGTGGCGGGGCGCTGCGGCGCCGGGCGATCGAGCTGCTCGAGCTGGTGGGCATCCCCCAGCCCCAGCGCCGGTACGCCCAGTACCCGCACGAGTACTCCGGCGGCATGCGGCAGCGTGCGATGATCGCCATGGCCATGGCGAACCGTCCCGCGCTGCTCATCGCGGACGAGCCCACGACCGCGCTCGACGTGACCATCCAGGCGCAGATCCTCGAGGTGCTCAAGACCGCGCAGCGGGAGACCGAGGCCGGTGTCGTCCTGATCACCCACGACCTCGGGCTGATCGCCGAGATGGCCGACCGGGTCGTCGTGATGTACGCCGGCCACGTCGTGGAGACCGGCGACGTCGACACCATCTTCACGAAGCCACGCCACCCGTACACGCTGGGCCTGATGAGGAGCCTGCCGCAGGTCGGGGCGAACGAGAAGTGGCTCAAGCCGATCCCGGGCAGCCCGCCCAACCTGGCGCACGTACCGAGCGGCTGCCCGTTCCACCCGCGCTGCCTCCTGACCCGTGACCGGGAGGCCTGCCGCACCGAGCTGCCCGTCCTCGAGCCGGTGGACTCCGGCCGGCACGAGGCCGCCTGCCACTTCAAGGACGAGCTGTCGACCGAGGCCGCTCGCATCCTCGCGACCGCGGAGCAGATCAGGTGA